Proteins co-encoded in one Plasmodium reichenowi strain SY57 chromosome 10, whole genome shotgun sequence genomic window:
- a CDS encoding nucleolar preribosomal assembly protein, putative, with amino-acid sequence MDELNKEEIVDNINNEQAKTRKGHLILKKREGVYEESSKYCLFICSNKRSLILKNFMYDIYSIYKPLTCYMPKAHSNLSNIINKIDNLVDICVHNNCSFFFSVFSTKKKPSRFIIGRLYNNKILDYYVFSLISYIPLKLFPLSKEILYDTKPLVLIQGSYFEQNETNRYVKNILFDFFKHKNVDTFSKKSIQRLIVISAYQKNSEINLDLGTKVEAAKENTEKNKNDEKNKNDDDNKNDDNKNNDDDKNNDDDKNNDDNKNDDNNKNNDDNKNDDNNKNNDDNNKNNDDNKNDDNNKNNDDNNNDDDVTLHLTEDAMSTTKENLNDSFKNMDNISNNLNTNKFNSYHKHKDKDKKNFYVMSFNQYLITKEFFNINKENEQLPKLQEIGPRFEFTLEENYKTPEYNLFQEALRTVKKQEKTKIKNVHVDEFGHNIKKVYVQKQNFSKLHTKHTKFVKQNKFNT; translated from the coding sequence atggATGAActaaataaagaagaaattgtggataatattaataatgagCAAGCGAAAACTCGGAAGGGACATTTGattttaaagaaaagaGAAGGAGTATATGAAGAGAGTTCAAaatattgtttatttatttgtagTAATAAAAgatcattaatattaaaaaattttatgtatGATATTTATAGTATTTATAAACCATTAACTTGTTATATGCCTAAAGCTCATTCAAATTTAtcaaatataattaataagATAGATAACTTAGTAGATATATGTGttcataataattgttcatttttcttttctgtattttcaacaaaaaaaaaaccttCACGTTTTATTATCGGAAGgttgtataataataaaatattagattattatgttttttcTCTTATATCTTATATACCATTAAAATTATTCCCCCTTtcaaaagaaatattatatgatacGAAACCTCTCGTATTAATTCAAGGATCATATTTTGAACAGAACGAAACAAATAGgtatgtaaaaaatatccTCTTCGACttttttaaacataaaaatgttGACACCTTTTCCAAAAAGTCAATCCAACGTCTGATTGTTATAAGTGCTTACCAGAAGAATAGCGAAATAAATCTAGATCTTGGAACAAAAGTTGAAGCGGCCAAGGAAAATactgaaaaaaataaaaatgatgaaaaaaataaaaatgatgatgataataaaaatgatgataataaaaataatgatgatgataaaaataatgatgatgataaaaataatgatgataataaaaatgatgataataataaaaataatgatgataataaaaatgatgataataataaaaataatgatgataataataaaaataatgatgataataaaaatgatgataataataaaaataatgatgataataataatgatgatgatgtAACATTACATTTAACTGAAGACGCCATGAGCACAACTAAAGAAAACCTGAATGattcatttaaaaatatggaCAATATTTCTAATAACTTAAACACAAACAAATTTAATTCGTACCACAAACATAAGGACAAAGATAAGAAAAACTTTTATGTCATGTCATTTAATCAATACTTAATTACTAAAGAATTCtttaacataaataaagaaaatgaacAACTTCCCAAGCTACAAGAAATAGGACCAAGGTTTGAATTCACTTTAGAAGAAAACTACAAAACACCtgaatataatttatttcaaGAAGCTTTAAGAACAGtaaaaaaacaagaaaaaacgaaaattaaaaatgtacaTGTGGATGAATTTGgtcataatattaaaaaggtTTATGTTCAGAAACAAAATTTTAGTAAGCTACATACAAAGCATACCAAATTTgttaaacaaaataaattcaacacataa
- a CDS encoding hypothetical protein (conserved Plasmodium protein, unknown function), which produces MYVRSISKEITKRMYNPSGHRIMMMDLKNKTTNNILNSRRYIVSYTKVHRTHYLEDYYTNPEIATNMISPMSEYIWWSWLLLQGVIVFGTLFHSNYYFTGKALPKVQGNSQLCEDSW; this is translated from the exons atgtatGTCAGAAGTATTAGTAAGGAAATAACGAAAAGGATGTATAATCCTTCTGGACACAGAATTATGATGATGgatttaaaaaacaaaacgacaaataatatattaaattcaAGAAGATATATAGTGTCGTATACAAAAGTGCATAGGACTCATTATCTGGAAGATTATTATACGAATCCAGAAATTGCAACAAATATGATTTCTCCTATGTCTGAGTATATCTGGTGGAGTTGGTTACTTCTTCAA gGTGTAATTGTTTTTGGTACCTTATTTCATTccaattattattttactGGAAAGGCTTTGCCAAAGGTTCAAGGAAATTCTCAACTGTGTGAGGATTCCTGGTGA
- a CDS encoding merozoite TRAP-like protein — MKKTILNLYLINIFFALSDVKSISTHDNTCDEWSEWTACTHGISTRKCLSDSSIKDEIVVCTKCDKWGEWSECKDGKKHRKVLNCPFIKEEQKCDVDNEMVEDTHRNNNYIYFNVDDGDNEYEDDDDENDGDDNEYDDINDDKNDDINDDINDDINDDINDDINDDINDDINNSNNEVTNFIQVKDKIMIKHKRTNIHPVNFIQEKFTRNNKHRYDNFSKILNNMNHINNNNYNSRSSSTSSKNSRGYRGNSNMYPHVPNYTSSSVHNSTNNERKSDEDLDKIEGDITKEERIVPINNKNYDNHDAHSDIHEHDTPRSVDNEKYNSNGDLPTLSTYDYDMNNDSYKKNHMKKHMDSIKEEQTKQKNNQNNEKVSSSEKQNDDISALYEHMNTKDQEHTQQHEKPNDSAHGHFEDYSKLYIASGVATLVLLGGSITFYFLRKEKTEKVLQEETKEENFEVMFNDDALKEKDNKAMDEEEFWALE; from the coding sequence atgaagaaaacaatactaaatttatatttgataaatatattttttgcCTTATCTGACGTAAAAAGTATATCAACACATGATAATACATGTGATGAATGGTCAGAATGGACTGCATGTACTCATGGAATCAGTACCAGAAAATGTTTAAGTGATTCTTCGATTAAGGACGAGATAGTTGTATGTACAAAATGTGATAAATGGGGAGAATGGTCAGAATGTAAAGATGGGAAAAAGCATAGAAAAGTTTTGAACTGTCCTTTTATTAAAGAAGAACAAAAATGTGATGTAGATAATGAAATGGTGGAGGACACACATAGGAATAataactatatatatttcaacGTAGATGATGGTGATAATGAATatgaagatgatgatgatgaaaatgatggtgatgataatgaatatgatgatataaatgatgataaaaatgatgatataaatgatgatataaatgatgatataaatgatgatataaatgatgatataaatgatgatataaatgatgatataaataatagtaataatgaGGTTACTAATTTCATACAAgtaaaagataaaattaTGATTAAACATAAAAGAACAAATATCCATCCAGTGAATTTTATACAAGAAAAATTTAcaagaaataataaacatagatatgataatttttctaaaatattaaataacatgaaccatataaataataataattataatagtAGAAGTAGTAGTACTTCTTCGAAAAATTCTAGAGGTTATAGAGGAAACAGTAATATGTATCCACATGTACCAAATTACACGAGTTCTTCTGTACATAATAGTACAAACaatgaaagaaaaagtGATGAGGACTTGGATAAAATAGAAGGTGATATAACAAAAGAAGAAAGGATTGTTCCaataaataacaaaaattatgataatcATGATGCTCATAGTGATATACACGAGCATGATACACCTCGTAGTGtagataatgaaaaatataattcaaatGGTGATTTACCAACCTTGTCGACTTATGATTATGATATGAATAATGAttcttataaaaagaatCATATGAAAAAACATATGGATTCTATTAAAGAAGAAcaaacaaaacaaaaaaataatcagAACAATGAAAAAGTATCCTCCTcagaaaaacaaaatgatgatatatcTGCATTATATGAACATATGAATACCAAGGATCAAGAGCATACACAACAACATGAGAAACCAAATGACAGTGCACATGGTCACTTTGAAGATTACAgcaaattatatattgcAAGTGGTGTAGCTACTCTTGTACTCTTGGGAGGAAGCATAACTTTCTATTTCTTACGTAAAGAAAAAACAGAAAAAGTTCTACAAGAAGAAACAAAAGAGGAAAACTTTGAAGTCATGTTTAATGATGATGCTCTCAAGGAAAAGGATAACAAAGCTATGGATGAAGAAGAATTCTGGGCACTCGAATGA
- a CDS encoding hypothetical protein (conserved Plasmodium protein, unknown function): MENLNNDNVNVNTDISNKNNCEEKSDELKNNVEVFNIAEGEECNLKNDDEHISQQG, translated from the coding sequence atggaaaatttaaataatgataatgtaaatgtaaatactgatatttcaaataaaaataattgtGAAGAGAAAAGTgatgaattaaaaaataatgttgAAGTTTTTAATATTGCCGAAGGTGAAGAAtgtaatttaaaaaatgatgatgaacATATTTCTCAACAAGG
- a CDS encoding hypothetical protein (conserved Plasmodium protein, unknown function), which translates to MKNNQVNLFFVSGLPSDVTENEIKNYFLPDHELSHCTLHSTHCGISSCYGYVGLKSKELDIQEYVKNKKLKNKDIYIELIEEENEGDNNINDDDNNKNGDNKNNNMYEEQNNNMYGEQNNNMYEEQNNNMYEEQNNNRYEEQNNNRYEEQNNNRYEEQNNNMYEEQNNICYNNEDVIDEKSKKSNYIKLRKKKENKKHIKIINENGDITKEGLCILENMNMQDVVILIIKIQELVRMDPQTAIKMLNENKTIYYSLIHALFFFGILNVEITPLDNEEIKESHFYRMKNYFQYICMNDEKSTMQDFKEPKTNVDNQCENDCGDDSSYEYEEMINEDIISVEGNYNEDERNDNTVVNNMDNTFDSDHVMCDDDNKIYDNDDKYGDNTYGDNTYDDNKYDDNKYDDNKYDDNKYDDNKYDDNKYDDNKYDDKYHDNLINKKYTHVNKKTLYNKHQPYITNMKNDKKRKIEETPKTLLNDVNNNYGDNNMTYEDIYYNMNNDTSMECNNRKGVNNHNQSINMRIKNNKRKKDYPYKYVMQEYIKGNDLSNNNNNNNINNNNINNNNNINGCGNVSLSSDKRKGNLYGNNKINMNNNNNNNNSSSKNKNNKNIPPKGMPKPLYSFIKNKDLNRNPINYDENDFVESVKENAADCVDTLLHNYNNNNNNNNNNNNNNNNNSNNNNLYKSNKEAKNHNENPHFYNTTNYKVNNNNNNNKQQQLYRNNTDMRCENFPDRLINKMKHINNQRRGIKLIDRKNNPSEDNYNTNKIKIKCINIEEENKINNKNNNNNNNNNNNNKLLTSGINSNHLTLLLKKLKISLSDIPYAEEDLVKEIINEKSILQNILISKYVDMLNWTSEQVLRVLSIRKSLKRIGYNINGVI; encoded by the exons ATGAAGAATAATCAGGtcaatttattttttg TATCTGGTTTACCATCGGATGTTAcagaaaatgaaataaagaattattttttgcCTGATCATGAATTAAGCCATTGCAC ATTACATAGTACTCATTGTGGAATAAGTAGTTGTTATGGTTATGTGGGACTGAAAAGCAAAGAATTGGATATTCAAgaatatgtaaaaaataaaaaattaaaaaataaggatatatatattgaacTTATTGAAGAAGAGAATGAaggtgataataatataaatgatgatgataataataaaaatggtgataataaaaataataatatgtatgaagaacaaaataataatatgtatggagagcaaaataataatatgtatgaagaacaaaataataatatgtatgaagaacaaaataataataggtatgaagaacaaaataataataggtatgaagaacaaaataataataggtatgaagaacaaaataataatatgtatgaagaacaaaataatatttgttataataatgaagatgTAATAGATGAGAAATCGAAAAAAagtaattatattaaattaagaaaaaagaaagaaaacaagaagcatataaaaattatcaaCGAAAATGGAGATATAACAAAAGAAGGATTATGCATATTagaaaatatgaacatGCAAGATGttgtaatattaataattaaaattcAAGAATTAGTACGTATGGATCCTCAAACAGCTATTAAAATGTTGAATGAAAATAAGACTATTTATTATTCCTTGATACATgctctttttttttttggaataTTAAATGTAGAAATAACACCATTAGATAACGAAGAAATTAAAGAAAGTCATTTTTATCgaatgaaaaattattttcagTATATTTGTATGAACGATGAAAAATCTACAATGCAAGATTTTAAGGAACCTAAAACGAATGTGGATAATCAATGTGAAAATGATTGTGGTGATGATTCATCTTATGAATATGAAGAAATGataaatgaagatataATAAGTGTAGAAggaaattataatgaagaCGAAAGAAATGACAATACTGTGGtgaataatatggataataCATTTGATAGTGATCATGTAATGTgtgatgatgataataagatatatgataatgatgataaatatggtgataatacatatggtgataatacatatgatgataataaatatgatgataataaatatgatgataataaatatgatgataataaatacgatgataataaatacgatgataataaatacgatgataataaatacgatgataaatatcatgataatttaataaataaaaaatatacacatgtaaacaaaaaaacgttatataataaacatcAACCTTATATAACTAATATGAAGAATGAcaaaaaaaggaaaattgAGGAAACTCCGAAGACCCTATTAAATGATGTGAACAATAATTATGGTGATAATAACATGACATatgaagatatatattataatatgaataatgaTACAAGTATGGAATGTAATAATAGGAAGGGTGTGAATAATCATAACCAGTCTATTAACAtgagaataaaaaataacaaacGAAAAAAAGATTATCCTTATAAGTATGTAATGcaagaatatataaaaggaAATGATCTATCgaacaacaacaataataataatattaataataataatattaataataataataatattaatggTTGTGGAAATGTATCCTTATCATCAGACAAAAGGAAAGGTAATTTATAcggaaataataaaatcaacatgaataataataataataataataatagtagtagtaagaataagaataataagaatatcCCCCCAAAAGGTATGCCCAAACCACTCTATAgctttattaaaaataaagacCTTAACAGAAATCCTATtaattatgatgaaaatgattTTGTGGAGAGTGTAAAGGAGAATGCTGCAGATTGTGTGGATACATtattacataattataacaataataataataataataataataataataataataataataataatagtaataataataatttgtaCAAGTCAAATAAAGAAGCGAAAAACCATAACGAGAACCcacatttttataacacCACAAATTATAAggttaataataataataataataataaacaacAACAACTCTATAGAAACAATACAGATATGAGATGTGAGAATTTCCCGGATAGattaataaacaaaatgaaacatataaataatcaaaGAAGAGGaattaaattaatagaCAGAAAGAATAATCCTTCAGaagataattataatacaaataaaattaaaattaaatgtattaatattgaagaagaaaataaaataaataacaaaaacaataataataataataataataataacaacaacaaaTTGTTAACAAGCGGAATTAATAGTAATCATCTAACTCTACttcttaaaaaattaaaaatttcttTGAGTGATATACCATATGCTGAAGAAGATTTAgttaaagaaataataaatgagAAATCAATtcttcaaaatatattaataagtAAATATGTAGACATGTTAAATTGGACAAGTGAACAAGTATTACGTGTATTATCCATAAGAAAATCATTAAAGAGAATTggttataatataaacggtgttatataa